One genomic segment of Pseudomonas fortuita includes these proteins:
- the desA gene encoding delta-9 fatty acid desaturase DesA, whose translation MWYNGLLDLSAWQLVGITLLMTHVTIVSVTVYLHRYSAHRALELNGALKHFFRFWLWLTTAQNTREWTAVHRKHHAKCETPDDPHSPVYKGLGTVLRKGAELYREEARNPETLRIYGKNCPDDWIERNLYSRYKLGGIALMAVIDLLLFGTAGITIWAVQMMWIPFWAAGVVNGLGHALGYRNFECRDAATNLVPWGIVIGGEELHNNHHTYPNSAKLSVKRWEFDMGWAWIRLFCLLRLAKVQRVAPIAHRVAGKASLDMDTAMAILNNRFQIMAQYRKLVIGPLVKQELARVDASVRHHFRRAKRLLSRETSLLEDRHHVRIESMLAHSQALKTIYEKRLALQQIWARTSANGHDMLAAMKDWIHEAETSGIHALRDFAAQLKTYSLRPTGA comes from the coding sequence ATGTGGTATAACGGCCTGCTCGACTTGTCGGCCTGGCAACTGGTCGGCATCACTCTGCTGATGACCCACGTGACCATTGTCAGCGTCACGGTCTACCTGCATCGCTACTCCGCGCACCGGGCCCTGGAGCTCAATGGCGCGCTCAAGCATTTCTTCCGCTTCTGGCTGTGGCTGACCACGGCGCAGAACACCCGTGAATGGACCGCAGTCCACCGCAAGCATCACGCCAAGTGCGAAACCCCCGACGACCCGCACAGCCCGGTGTACAAGGGCCTGGGCACTGTGCTGCGCAAGGGTGCCGAGCTGTACCGTGAAGAGGCGCGCAACCCCGAAACCCTGCGCATCTATGGCAAAAACTGCCCGGATGACTGGATCGAGCGCAACCTCTACTCGCGCTACAAGCTGGGTGGGATCGCGCTGATGGCGGTGATCGACCTGCTGCTGTTCGGTACCGCCGGCATCACCATCTGGGCTGTACAGATGATGTGGATTCCATTCTGGGCCGCCGGTGTGGTCAACGGCCTGGGCCATGCCCTCGGCTATCGCAACTTCGAATGCCGCGATGCTGCCACCAACCTGGTGCCTTGGGGCATCGTCATCGGGGGCGAAGAGCTGCACAACAACCACCACACCTACCCCAACTCGGCCAAGCTGTCGGTCAAGCGTTGGGAGTTCGACATGGGCTGGGCGTGGATACGCCTGTTCTGCCTGCTGCGCCTGGCCAAGGTACAGCGCGTGGCGCCAATCGCCCACCGGGTGGCCGGCAAGGCAAGCCTGGACATGGACACCGCCATGGCCATCCTCAACAACCGCTTCCAGATCATGGCCCAGTACCGCAAGCTGGTGATCGGCCCGCTGGTCAAGCAGGAGCTGGCCCGGGTGGACGCTTCGGTGCGCCACCACTTCCGCCGCGCCAAGCGCCTGCTGTCGCGTGAAACCAGCTTGTTGGAAGACCGCCACCATGTGCGTATCGAGTCCATGCTTGCCCATAGCCAGGCGCTGAAGACCATTTACGAAAAGCGCCTGGCCCTGCAGCAGATCTGGGCGCGCACCAGCGCCAACGGCCACGACATGCTGGCTGCCATGAAGGACTGGATACACGAGGCCGAAACCAGCGGCATCCACGCCCTGCGCGACTTCGCAGCACAACTCAAGACCTACTCCCTGCGCCCGACCGGCGCCTGA
- a CDS encoding methionine ABC transporter ATP-binding protein has protein sequence MRQAHALRAPAPQPSPPPVKEQALRPEVNEAHVRFIGLGKTYPGQPQPALQGIDLNIRHGEIFGIIGRSGAGKSSLLRTINRLEQPSQGRVLIDQVDIAPFDEDHLVALRRRIGMIFQHFNLMSAKTVWQNVELPLKVAGVAKAERQRKVRALLELVGLQEKHHVYPAQLSGGQKQRVGIARALVHDPEILLCDEATSALDPETTASILELLRDINRRLGLTIVLITHEMAVIRDICHRVVVLERGEVVEQGEVWRVFGAPRHEVTRTLLAPLQARLPAALQASLRASPVSRDSAVVLKLTLLGEPELSALFNDLGGRVRLLQGGVETIGEHALGQLILSVQHSPHDTHQLLERARRWAEDVEVLGHVV, from the coding sequence ATGCGCCAGGCCCACGCGCTCAGGGCGCCTGCACCACAACCATCGCCGCCACCGGTCAAGGAACAGGCCCTGCGCCCGGAGGTCAATGAAGCCCATGTACGCTTTATCGGCCTGGGCAAGACCTACCCTGGCCAGCCGCAACCGGCCTTGCAAGGCATCGACCTGAACATCCGCCATGGCGAGATCTTCGGCATCATCGGCCGCAGCGGTGCCGGCAAGTCTTCACTGCTGCGTACCATCAACCGCCTGGAGCAACCCAGCCAGGGCCGGGTGCTGATCGACCAGGTGGACATCGCGCCTTTCGATGAGGACCACCTGGTGGCGCTGCGCAGGCGCATCGGCATGATCTTCCAGCACTTCAACCTGATGTCGGCCAAGACCGTATGGCAAAACGTCGAACTGCCGTTGAAAGTGGCCGGCGTGGCCAAGGCCGAGCGCCAGCGCAAGGTGCGCGCTTTGCTTGAGCTGGTCGGTTTGCAGGAAAAGCACCACGTGTACCCGGCGCAGCTGTCTGGCGGGCAGAAACAGCGCGTCGGCATTGCCCGGGCGCTGGTACACGACCCCGAGATTTTGCTGTGCGACGAAGCTACCTCGGCGCTGGACCCGGAAACCACCGCTTCGATCCTTGAGTTGCTGCGCGACATCAACCGGCGGCTGGGCCTGACCATCGTGCTGATCACCCACGAAATGGCGGTAATCCGCGATATCTGCCACCGGGTGGTCGTGCTGGAGCGCGGCGAAGTGGTCGAGCAGGGCGAAGTCTGGCGGGTGTTCGGTGCCCCACGCCACGAGGTCACCCGAACCCTGCTAGCGCCGTTGCAGGCCAGGTTGCCTGCCGCACTGCAAGCCAGCTTGCGGGCCAGCCCGGTAAGCCGCGACAGCGCTGTAGTGCTGAAACTGACCCTGCTCGGTGAGCCCGAGCTGTCTGCTTTGTTCAACGATCTGGGCGGCCGCGTACGCCTGCTGCAGGGCGGCGTGGAAACCATCGGCGAGCATGCCTTGGGGCAACTGATCCTGTCGGTGCAACATTCGCCGCACGACACCCATCAACTGCTGGAACGTGCCCGCCGCTGGGCCGAGGACGTGGAGGTACTGGGCCATGTGGTTTGA
- a CDS encoding SfnB family sulfur acquisition oxidoreductase, with protein MSSQPNTQFHSDLDSSPLLLPAKVLRTDAEALQAARELAEVAREQAARRDQQRKLPWAEIELFTRSGLGSISVPKAHGGPDVSFATVAEVFRLISAADPALGQIPQNQFGMLQLIRLTATEAQQALIFRSVLDGWRIGNAGPERGTKDTLTLKARITRAGDSYRISGEKFYSTGALFAHWVAVKALDEEGRQRLAFVRRGSPGLRIVDDWSGFGQRTTASGTVLLDEVPVDAELVIDNWRQRDIPNIQGAASQLIQAAIDAGIAEAAIDDAITFVREKSRPWIEANVDRASDDPYVIADIGRLKLELHAAEALLRRAARVLDEVNAAPIDAASAARASIAVAEAKVLTTEIALQASEKLFELAGSRATLAEFNLDRHWRNARVHTLHDPVRWKYHAVGAYHLNGTLPARHSWI; from the coding sequence ATGTCCAGCCAGCCAAATACCCAATTCCATAGCGATCTCGACAGCTCGCCCCTGCTGCTGCCGGCCAAGGTACTGCGCACCGACGCCGAAGCCCTGCAAGCGGCCCGTGAACTGGCCGAGGTTGCCCGCGAGCAAGCCGCCCGCCGCGACCAGCAACGCAAACTGCCGTGGGCGGAGATCGAGCTGTTCACCCGCAGCGGCCTGGGCAGCATCAGCGTACCCAAGGCCCACGGCGGCCCCGACGTGTCGTTCGCAACCGTGGCCGAAGTGTTCCGCCTGATCAGTGCCGCCGACCCGGCCCTGGGGCAGATCCCGCAGAACCAGTTCGGCATGCTGCAACTGATTCGCCTGACAGCCACCGAGGCGCAACAGGCGCTGATCTTCCGCAGCGTGCTCGACGGCTGGCGCATCGGCAATGCCGGCCCCGAACGCGGCACCAAGGACACCCTCACCCTCAAGGCCCGGATCACCCGCGCCGGCGACAGCTATCGCATCAGCGGCGAGAAGTTCTATTCCACCGGTGCCCTGTTCGCCCACTGGGTGGCGGTAAAAGCCCTCGACGAGGAAGGTCGTCAGCGCCTGGCGTTCGTGCGCCGTGGCAGCCCGGGGCTGCGCATCGTCGATGACTGGTCCGGGTTCGGCCAGCGCACCACCGCCAGCGGCACTGTATTGCTGGACGAGGTGCCGGTAGACGCGGAGCTGGTGATCGACAACTGGCGCCAGCGTGACATCCCCAACATCCAGGGCGCAGCCTCGCAGCTGATCCAGGCGGCGATCGACGCCGGCATTGCCGAAGCGGCAATCGACGATGCGATCACGTTCGTGCGGGAAAAGTCCCGCCCGTGGATCGAAGCCAACGTGGACCGCGCCAGTGACGACCCTTATGTGATTGCCGACATCGGCCGCCTGAAGCTCGAACTGCACGCTGCCGAAGCGCTGCTACGCAGAGCCGCGCGGGTACTCGACGAGGTCAATGCTGCGCCCATCGACGCAGCCAGCGCGGCACGCGCCTCGATTGCGGTGGCCGAGGCCAAGGTGCTGACCACCGAAATTGCCCTGCAGGCCAGCGAGAAGCTGTTCGAACTGGCCGGCAGCCGCGCCACCCTTGCCGAGTTCAACCTCGACCGCCACTGGCGCAATGCCCGGGTGCACACCCTGCACGACCCGGTGCGCTGGAAGTACCACGCGGTGGGCGCGTACCACCTCAACGGCACCCTGCCTGCGCGGCATTCCTGGATCTGA
- the dibA gene encoding phosphodiesterase DibA, whose translation MSVSVRDALRMAALYVVLSILWLALAEVMLHGMADDPLALAVGRQINVVLWVLFSAVLIYVSRVRLLNFIGIGARLRCEDRERLRMAAAVFDSTLEGVLVTDRQGLIVHVNRAFMRITGYQQDEVIGQRPSKFKSGRHGQAFYQQIFATLAEQGEWSGEIWNRRKSGEIYPQWQTICAIRDDDGELSHYVAVFSDISAIKHSEQELAYLAHHDPLTGLPNRLLFTDRVEQALAAAQANKRGCALLLLDLDHFQSINDGLGHTIGDQLLKLVGERLGEVLGNGVTLARLGGDEFGVLAENCQQVGQAGKLAQCIIERMREPFLFEENRLFISASVGISLFPSDALSAEQLLRNADAALYKAKSNGRACYALYTEELTAHAQQRVETAGELRRALEQDELRVYFQPVHDLATGRQVGVETLVRWQHPQRGLVPPGEFIPIAERTGLIAEIDTWVLRQACLQMVQWQAEGRQLAFVAVNISSRLFGQHELYQQVAEVLHDTGLAPALLELEVTESAVMEDPEVALEQLHRLRELGVTLAIDDFGTGYSSLLRLKRLPVQKLKIDQGFVAGLPLDEDDIAIVRVIIALARSMGMQVHAEGIEQAEQASFLLLEQCQLGQGYWFGRPVPAADLRWD comes from the coding sequence ATGTCTGTTTCCGTTCGCGACGCCTTGCGCATGGCTGCGCTGTATGTGGTGCTCTCGATCCTCTGGCTGGCGCTGGCCGAGGTGATGCTGCACGGCATGGCTGACGATCCCCTGGCACTGGCCGTGGGGCGGCAGATCAATGTGGTGCTGTGGGTGTTGTTCAGTGCCGTGCTGATCTATGTTTCGAGGGTGCGGCTGCTGAACTTCATCGGCATTGGTGCGCGCTTGCGCTGCGAGGACCGCGAGCGGCTGCGCATGGCTGCTGCAGTGTTCGACAGTACCCTCGAAGGTGTGCTGGTCACCGACCGCCAGGGCCTGATTGTGCACGTCAATCGTGCCTTCATGCGCATCACCGGCTACCAGCAGGATGAGGTGATCGGCCAGCGCCCGAGCAAGTTCAAATCGGGCCGCCACGGCCAGGCGTTCTACCAGCAGATCTTTGCCACCCTGGCCGAGCAGGGGGAGTGGAGCGGCGAAATCTGGAACCGGCGCAAAAGCGGCGAAATCTATCCGCAATGGCAGACCATCTGCGCCATCCGCGATGACGACGGTGAGCTGAGCCATTACGTGGCGGTGTTCAGTGATATCAGTGCGATCAAGCATTCGGAGCAGGAACTGGCCTACCTGGCCCACCACGATCCGCTCACCGGCCTGCCCAACCGCCTGCTGTTCACCGACCGGGTCGAGCAGGCCCTGGCGGCCGCTCAGGCCAACAAGCGCGGTTGTGCCCTGCTGCTGTTGGACCTGGACCATTTCCAGAGTATCAACGACGGCCTGGGCCACACCATCGGTGATCAGTTGCTGAAGCTGGTGGGCGAGCGCCTGGGCGAGGTGCTGGGCAATGGCGTGACCCTGGCACGCCTGGGTGGCGACGAGTTCGGTGTGCTGGCCGAGAACTGCCAGCAGGTCGGCCAGGCGGGCAAGCTGGCGCAGTGCATTATCGAACGCATGCGCGAGCCGTTCCTGTTCGAGGAAAATCGCCTGTTCATCAGTGCCAGCGTCGGTATCAGCCTGTTCCCCAGCGACGCCCTGAGCGCCGAGCAGTTGCTGCGTAATGCCGACGCGGCGTTGTACAAGGCCAAAAGCAACGGCAGGGCCTGCTATGCGCTGTACACCGAAGAGCTGACTGCTCACGCCCAACAGCGGGTCGAGACCGCCGGTGAGCTACGCCGGGCCCTGGAGCAGGATGAGCTGCGGGTGTACTTCCAGCCGGTACATGACCTGGCGACAGGCCGGCAGGTCGGGGTCGAGACACTGGTGCGCTGGCAGCACCCCCAGCGCGGCCTTGTGCCGCCGGGCGAGTTCATCCCGATTGCCGAGCGCACCGGGCTGATTGCCGAAATCGACACCTGGGTGCTGCGCCAGGCCTGCCTGCAAATGGTGCAGTGGCAGGCCGAAGGCCGGCAGTTGGCATTTGTGGCGGTTAACATCTCCAGCCGGCTGTTTGGCCAGCACGAGCTGTACCAGCAGGTTGCCGAAGTGCTGCACGACACCGGCCTGGCGCCGGCGCTGCTGGAGCTGGAAGTCACCGAGAGCGCCGTGATGGAAGACCCGGAAGTGGCGCTGGAGCAGTTGCACCGTTTGCGCGAGCTGGGCGTGACCCTAGCCATCGACGACTTTGGCACCGGGTATTCGTCGTTGCTGCGGCTCAAGCGTTTGCCGGTGCAGAAGCTGAAAATTGATCAGGGCTTCGTTGCCGGGTTGCCTCTGGATGAGGATGACATCGCGATCGTGCGGGTAATCATTGCCCTGGCACGCAGCATGGGCATGCAGGTGCATGCCGAGGGCATCGAGCAGGCGGAGCAGGCCAGCTTCCTGCTGCTGGAGCAGTGTCAGCTGGGGCAGGGGTACTGGTTCGGGCGGCCGGTGCCGGCTGCGGATCTTCGCTGGGATTGA
- a CDS encoding LLM class flavin-dependent oxidoreductase yields MARQILLNAFNMNCIGHINHGLWTHPRDTSTQYKSLEYWTDLARLLERGLFDGLFIADIVGTYDIYGQSLDVTLKESIQLPVNDPLLLVSAMAAVTRHLGFGLTANLTYEAPYLFARRLSTLDHLSNGRVGWNIVTGYLDSAARAMGLEQQPEHDRRYDQADEYLQVLYKLLEGSWADDAVVADRKQRVYARPDKVRKVSHHGEFYNVEGYHLSEPSPQRTPVLFQAGSSQRGLAFAGNHAECVFISGQDKAATRAQVDKVRAAAQAAGRDPQAIKVFMGITVIVAPTEQAAQAKHAEYLRHASPEAGVAHFAASTGIDFAAYGLDEPIGFSQGNAIQSATRQLQNSAWTRRRLLEQHALGGRYVTLVGSPEQVAEQLIAWIDETGLDGFNLTRTVTPESFEDFIDLVIPQLQQRGRYKTAYAEGTLREKLFQADHPHLPADHPGSTYRFTPTPAPTGALHHA; encoded by the coding sequence ATGGCCAGGCAGATTCTGCTCAATGCCTTCAACATGAACTGCATCGGGCACATCAACCACGGCCTGTGGACCCACCCACGGGATACCTCGACCCAGTACAAGTCCCTGGAATACTGGACCGATCTGGCCCGCCTGCTGGAGCGCGGCCTGTTCGACGGGCTATTCATTGCCGACATCGTCGGCACCTACGACATCTACGGCCAGTCGCTGGACGTCACCCTCAAGGAGTCGATCCAGCTGCCGGTCAACGACCCGCTGCTGCTGGTTTCGGCCATGGCTGCCGTCACCCGCCATCTGGGGTTCGGCCTTACCGCCAACCTCACCTACGAAGCGCCATACCTGTTCGCCCGGCGGCTTTCCACCCTCGACCACCTGAGCAATGGCCGGGTGGGCTGGAACATCGTCACCGGCTACCTCGACAGCGCCGCCCGGGCCATGGGCCTTGAGCAGCAACCCGAGCATGACCGTCGCTACGACCAGGCCGACGAATACCTGCAAGTGCTTTACAAGCTGCTGGAAGGCAGCTGGGCCGATGACGCGGTGGTCGCAGACCGCAAGCAGCGCGTCTATGCCCGGCCCGACAAGGTGCGCAAGGTCAGCCACCACGGCGAGTTCTACAACGTCGAGGGCTATCACCTGAGCGAACCCTCGCCGCAACGCACCCCAGTACTGTTCCAGGCCGGCAGCTCGCAGCGTGGCCTGGCGTTCGCCGGCAACCATGCCGAATGCGTGTTCATCAGTGGCCAGGACAAGGCCGCCACCCGCGCCCAGGTCGACAAGGTGCGCGCTGCCGCCCAGGCCGCCGGGCGCGACCCGCAAGCGATCAAAGTGTTCATGGGCATCACGGTGATCGTCGCCCCTACCGAGCAAGCGGCCCAGGCCAAGCATGCCGAATACCTGCGCCATGCAAGCCCCGAGGCCGGCGTCGCGCACTTCGCCGCCTCCACCGGCATCGACTTTGCGGCCTACGGGCTGGACGAGCCGATTGGCTTCAGCCAGGGCAATGCCATCCAGTCCGCCACGCGCCAGTTGCAGAACAGCGCCTGGACCCGCCGTCGCCTGCTTGAACAGCACGCCCTGGGTGGCCGCTACGTAACCCTGGTCGGCTCACCGGAACAGGTGGCCGAACAGTTGATCGCCTGGATCGACGAAACCGGGCTGGACGGTTTCAACCTGACCCGCACCGTCACCCCGGAAAGTTTCGAGGACTTCATCGACCTGGTCATCCCGCAGTTGCAACAGCGTGGCCGCTACAAGACCGCCTATGCCGAAGGCACCCTGCGCGAAAAGCTGTTCCAGGCCGACCACCCGCACCTGCCCGCCGACCACCCGGGCTCGACCTACCGCTTTACCCCAACCCCTGCCCCGACTGGAGCCCTGCACCATGCTTGA
- a CDS encoding SfnB family sulfur acquisition oxidoreductase, with protein sequence MTIAIITSDAQALAVAEDIAQQLRRDSVLRDRERRLPHTELELFTRSGLWAISVPKAFGGAGVSHVTLAKVIARIAQADGSLGQIPQNHFYGLEVLRVNGTPEQQQRLYAEVLAGRRFGNALAELGTKTANDRTTRLSRDGDGFRINGRKFYSTGAIYAQRIPTSVVDEQGVQQLAFVPADSQGLQVIDDWSGFGQRTTGSGSVVFDNVYVSAADVVPFQSAFERPTPVGPLAQILHAAIDTGIARAAYEDALHFVRTRSRPWVDSGLDKATDDPLTLKSFGHLAIRLHAAEALLERAGEYLDRARDDSTADNVAAASIAVAEARAISTEISLAAGTALFELGGSQATLAEHNLDRHWRNARVHTLHDPVRWKYHAIGNYYLNDTNPPRRGTI encoded by the coding sequence ATGACAATCGCTATCATCACCAGCGACGCTCAGGCCCTGGCCGTCGCCGAAGACATCGCCCAGCAACTGCGCCGCGACAGCGTCCTGCGCGATCGCGAGCGCCGCCTGCCGCATACCGAGCTGGAGCTGTTCACCCGCTCCGGCCTGTGGGCCATCAGCGTGCCCAAGGCCTTTGGCGGCGCCGGCGTGTCCCACGTCACCCTGGCCAAGGTCATCGCCCGTATCGCCCAGGCCGACGGCTCGCTCGGGCAAATCCCGCAAAACCATTTCTACGGCCTGGAAGTGCTGCGGGTAAACGGCACCCCCGAGCAGCAACAGCGCCTGTACGCCGAAGTACTCGCCGGCCGGCGCTTCGGCAATGCGCTGGCCGAGCTGGGCACCAAAACCGCCAACGATCGCACCACCCGCCTGAGCCGTGACGGCGACGGCTTTCGCATCAACGGCCGCAAGTTCTATTCCACCGGCGCCATCTACGCCCAGCGCATTCCCACCTCGGTCGTCGATGAACAAGGCGTGCAGCAGCTGGCCTTCGTCCCGGCCGATAGCCAGGGCTTGCAGGTGATCGACGACTGGAGCGGCTTCGGTCAGCGGACCACTGGCAGCGGTTCGGTGGTGTTTGACAACGTGTACGTCAGCGCCGCCGATGTGGTGCCGTTCCAGAGCGCGTTCGAGCGCCCCACGCCGGTCGGGCCGCTGGCGCAAATTCTTCATGCTGCCATCGACACTGGCATCGCCCGCGCCGCTTATGAAGATGCCCTGCACTTCGTGCGCACCCGCAGCCGCCCGTGGGTCGACTCGGGCCTGGACAAGGCTACGGATGACCCGCTGACGCTGAAGAGTTTCGGCCACCTGGCGATCCGTCTGCATGCCGCCGAAGCCCTGCTGGAGCGCGCCGGCGAATACCTCGACCGCGCCCGCGACGACAGCACGGCCGACAACGTGGCCGCCGCCTCCATTGCCGTGGCCGAAGCACGTGCCATCAGCACCGAGATTTCGCTCGCTGCCGGTACTGCCCTGTTCGAACTGGGCGGCAGCCAGGCAACGCTGGCCGAGCACAACCTCGACCGCCACTGGCGCAACGCCCGCGTGCATACCCTGCACGACCCGGTGCGCTGGAAGTATCACGCCATCGGCAACTACTACCTCAACGATACCAACCCGCCACGCCGGGGGACCATCTGA
- the tcyN gene encoding L-cystine ABC transporter ATP-binding protein TcyN — protein sequence MIEVKGLTKQFKGQTVLNGIDLTVQPGEVVAIIGPSGSGKTTFLRCLNLLETPDAGQIKIGAISIDANRPLGGQQSAIRRLRQQAGFVFQNFNLFPHRTALENVIEGPVIVKKTPREQAIELGRRLLAKVGLAGKEDAYPRRLSGGQQQRVAIARALAMEPEVILFDEPTSALDPELVGEVLATIRGLAEEKRTMIIVTHEMSFARDVANRVIFFDKGVIVEQGEAKALFAAPKEERTRQFLRKFLGTAASE from the coding sequence ATGATTGAAGTCAAAGGCCTGACCAAGCAGTTCAAGGGCCAGACCGTGCTCAACGGCATCGACCTGACCGTGCAGCCCGGCGAAGTGGTGGCCATCATCGGCCCCAGCGGCTCGGGCAAGACCACCTTCCTGCGCTGCCTGAACCTGCTGGAAACCCCCGACGCCGGGCAGATCAAGATAGGCGCCATCAGCATCGATGCCAACCGCCCGCTGGGTGGCCAGCAAAGTGCGATACGCCGCCTGCGCCAGCAGGCCGGGTTCGTATTCCAGAACTTCAACCTGTTCCCCCACCGTACCGCCCTGGAGAACGTGATCGAGGGGCCGGTGATCGTCAAGAAGACGCCCCGCGAGCAAGCCATCGAACTGGGCCGGCGCCTGCTGGCCAAGGTCGGTCTGGCAGGCAAGGAAGACGCCTACCCACGGCGCCTGTCGGGCGGGCAGCAGCAACGGGTGGCCATCGCCCGCGCCCTGGCCATGGAGCCGGAGGTGATCCTGTTCGACGAACCCACCTCGGCACTGGACCCGGAGCTGGTGGGTGAAGTGCTGGCGACCATCCGCGGCCTGGCCGAGGAGAAACGCACCATGATCATTGTCACCCACGAGATGAGCTTTGCCCGGGACGTAGCGAACCGGGTGATCTTCTTCGACAAGGGCGTGATCGTGGAACAGGGCGAGGCCAAGGCACTGTTTGCGGCGCCGAAGGAAGAGCGTACCCGCCAGTTCCTGCGCAAGTTCCTCGGCACTGCCGCCTCCGAGTAA
- a CDS encoding MetQ/NlpA family ABC transporter substrate-binding protein, whose product MLEKLFRPVAAIALTLGLSASVLAAEPLKIGTTSAFAIPLEAAVEEAHKQGLEVKLIEFSDWIAPNVSLNSGDIDVNYFQHIPFLENAKAAAGFNLVPYASGIINNVGLYSKKYKSFAELPEGASVAIANDPINSGRGLQLLAKAGLITLKPGVGYKATEDDIVANPKKLKILQVEAVQLVRAYDDADLVQGYPAYIRLANTFDATSALLFDGLENKEYVIQFVIRPQSKDDPRLARFVDIYQHSPVVRAALDKAHGKLYQAGWEG is encoded by the coding sequence ATGCTTGAGAAACTGTTCCGGCCCGTCGCGGCCATTGCCCTCACCCTGGGCCTGTCCGCCAGTGTCCTGGCTGCCGAACCGCTGAAGATCGGCACCACCTCGGCTTTTGCCATTCCGCTGGAAGCCGCCGTGGAAGAAGCGCACAAGCAAGGCCTGGAAGTGAAGCTGATCGAATTCAGCGACTGGATCGCGCCCAACGTCAGCCTCAACAGCGGCGACATCGACGTGAACTACTTCCAGCACATCCCGTTCCTGGAGAACGCCAAGGCTGCTGCGGGCTTCAACCTGGTGCCTTACGCCTCGGGCATCATCAACAACGTTGGCCTGTACTCGAAAAAGTACAAGAGCTTTGCCGAGCTGCCTGAGGGCGCCAGCGTGGCGATCGCCAACGACCCGATCAACAGCGGCCGTGGCCTGCAACTGCTGGCCAAGGCCGGGCTGATCACCCTGAAGCCAGGTGTTGGTTACAAGGCCACCGAGGACGACATCGTCGCCAACCCGAAAAAGCTGAAAATCCTTCAGGTCGAGGCGGTTCAGCTGGTCCGCGCCTACGACGACGCCGACCTGGTGCAGGGCTACCCGGCCTACATCCGCCTGGCCAACACCTTCGATGCCACCTCGGCATTGCTGTTCGACGGCCTGGAAAACAAGGAATACGTGATCCAGTTCGTCATCCGCCCGCAAAGCAAGGACGACCCACGGCTGGCCAGGTTCGTCGACATCTACCAGCACTCTCCGGTGGTGCGCGCAGCATTGGACAAAGCCCACGGCAAGCTCTACCAAGCCGGTTGGGAAGGCTGA
- a CDS encoding methionine ABC transporter permease, whose product MWFDRLLDGLLDTLLMVGVSSLIALLVGVPMAVLLVTSDKGGIFEAPLLNRVLGAFVNLFRSIPFLILMVALIPFTRLVVGTTYGVWAAVVPLTIAATPFFARIAEVSLREVDHGLVEAAQAMGCRRWHIVWHVLLPEALPGIVGGFTITLVTLINSSAMAGAIGAGGLGDIAYRYGYQRFDSQIMLTVIAMLVALVALIQLGGDRLAKGLNKR is encoded by the coding sequence ATGTGGTTTGATCGCCTGCTGGACGGCTTGCTCGACACCTTGCTGATGGTCGGCGTGTCGTCGCTGATCGCCCTGCTGGTGGGGGTGCCCATGGCGGTGCTGCTGGTCACCAGCGACAAGGGCGGAATCTTCGAGGCACCGTTGCTGAACCGGGTGCTGGGCGCCTTCGTCAACCTGTTCCGCTCGATCCCGTTCCTGATCCTGATGGTCGCGCTGATCCCCTTCACCCGCCTGGTGGTAGGCACCACCTACGGGGTGTGGGCGGCGGTGGTGCCGCTGACCATTGCCGCCACGCCGTTTTTTGCGCGCATTGCCGAGGTCAGCCTGCGCGAAGTCGACCATGGTTTGGTGGAAGCTGCACAGGCCATGGGCTGTCGGCGTTGGCACATCGTCTGGCACGTGCTGTTGCCCGAGGCGCTGCCGGGCATCGTCGGGGGGTTCACCATTACCCTGGTGACCCTGATCAACTCCTCGGCCATGGCCGGTGCGATCGGTGCCGGGGGCTTGGGCGACATTGCCTACCGGTATGGCTACCAGCGCTTTGACAGCCAGATCATGCTGACCGTGATTGCCATGCTGGTGGCGTTGGTGGCGTTGATCCAGCTGGGTGGGGACCGCCTGGCGAAGGGCCTGAACAAGCGATAG